One window from the genome of Streptomyces sp. NBC_01476 encodes:
- a CDS encoding helix-turn-helix domain-containing protein produces MHSNDLPVAQIARLLGVAEEDLRALIAARGGSDGDPTLVALTVAEAARRIGISRTKMYEYVSSGQIPSVKIGSLRRIPAGALAAFVARQGGYASGFTTAA; encoded by the coding sequence TTGCACTCCAACGACCTTCCGGTCGCGCAGATCGCCCGCCTCCTCGGCGTTGCGGAAGAAGACCTCCGGGCGCTCATCGCCGCCCGGGGCGGATCGGACGGCGATCCCACCCTCGTCGCCCTCACCGTCGCCGAAGCCGCCCGCCGTATCGGCATCAGCCGCACCAAGATGTACGAGTACGTCTCCTCAGGCCAGATCCCGTCCGTGAAGATCGGCAGCCTCCGCCGCATACCGGCCGGAGCGTTGGCTGCCTTCGTCGCCCGGCAGGGCGGCTACGCCTCCGGCTTCACCACCGCGGCCTGA